One Candidatus Mikella endobia genomic window carries:
- the ligA gene encoding NAD-dependent DNA ligase LigA, producing the protein MEQIEQQIINLREKLQYWEYLYYLKNSPEVPDIEYDLVMAELRLLESKRPDLLTVDSPSQRVGGKVQNKFFQVRHKVPMLSLDNIFDKSGFMIFDQRLRNRLKSNNDIVYCCELKLDGLAVSILYNRGVLVRAATRGDGNTGENITANIRTISTIPLRLKNDDNLPRLIEIRGEVFMSKTGFMQLNTRSKKEGNKLFANPRNAAAGSLRQLDPAITACRPLMFYCYGVGLVTPNVLSDSHWEQLQQFKNWGIPISTYSSRCTGSTEVLDFYQKVNNNRSSFGFDIDGVVIKVDSLRLQHHLGFITRAPRWAIAYKLPAQEQLTQIKKVEFQVGRTGIITPVARLNPILVSGAIVSNATLHNINEVKRLGIMIGDTVIVRRSGNVIPQIIGIVSSKRPENALQIVFPSQCPICCSKLEHSNIMLRCPAGLVCAAQRKEAIKRFVSRLAMNIDGIGDKIINQLVNSNLVTNPADLFRLNADILMNLERIGPILANKLLHSLKKSKKTTLARFLYALGICEVGYATAVNIAASYNTLDILITADIKSLKAISNIGPVVATNVYNFFTKSYNLNVIQDLLSPPIGIRCYKSKPAYLEHCKKK; encoded by the coding sequence ATGGAACAAATAGAACAACAGATTATTAATCTGCGTGAAAAACTACAATATTGGGAATATCTTTATTACTTAAAAAATTCTCCTGAAGTACCAGATATAGAATATGATTTAGTTATGGCAGAGCTTCGTCTTTTAGAGTCTAAAAGACCAGATTTATTGACTGTTGATTCTCCAAGCCAGCGAGTTGGAGGAAAAGTACAAAATAAATTTTTCCAGGTACGTCATAAAGTACCTATGTTATCGTTAGATAATATTTTTGATAAATCTGGTTTTATGATATTTGATCAGCGATTACGTAACAGATTAAAATCTAATAATGATATTGTATATTGTTGTGAATTAAAGCTAGATGGTTTAGCAGTCAGCATTCTATATAATAGAGGCGTGCTGGTGCGAGCTGCTACTCGGGGTGACGGTAATACTGGAGAGAATATTACTGCCAATATACGTACTATCAGTACTATTCCTCTTCGTTTGAAAAATGACGATAATTTGCCACGATTAATAGAAATACGTGGTGAAGTATTCATGTCAAAAACAGGATTCATGCAATTAAATACTAGATCTAAAAAAGAAGGAAATAAATTATTTGCTAATCCTCGTAATGCTGCGGCAGGATCTTTACGTCAGTTAGATCCAGCAATTACTGCTTGTAGACCTTTGATGTTTTACTGTTATGGAGTGGGTTTAGTAACACCCAACGTTTTATCAGATAGCCATTGGGAGCAGCTGCAACAATTTAAAAATTGGGGCATCCCGATTAGTACTTACAGTAGTCGCTGTACTGGAAGTACTGAAGTGTTAGATTTTTATCAAAAAGTTAATAACAACCGATCATCATTTGGATTTGATATTGACGGTGTAGTAATTAAAGTTGATTCTTTGAGACTACAGCATCATTTAGGTTTTATTACCCGCGCTCCTCGTTGGGCTATAGCATATAAATTGCCGGCTCAAGAACAATTAACTCAAATAAAAAAAGTAGAATTTCAAGTAGGTCGTACAGGAATAATTACTCCAGTAGCCAGGCTTAATCCAATATTAGTTTCTGGTGCTATAGTTAGTAACGCTACTCTACATAATATTAATGAAGTTAAACGATTAGGAATTATGATTGGTGATACAGTTATTGTTCGTCGCTCTGGTAATGTTATACCACAGATTATTGGAATAGTTTCTTCTAAGCGGCCTGAAAATGCATTACAGATAGTATTTCCATCCCAATGTCCGATATGTTGTTCTAAATTAGAGCACAGTAATATTATGTTGCGTTGTCCAGCTGGTTTAGTATGTGCTGCGCAACGTAAAGAAGCAATTAAACGTTTCGTTTCGCGTCTAGCGATGAATATTGACGGAATAGGAGATAAGATTATTAATCAACTAGTAAATAGTAATTTAGTAACCAATCCAGCTGATTTATTCAGATTAAATGCAGATATTTTAATGAATTTAGAAAGAATCGGACCAATATTAGCAAATAAATTGTTACATTCATTAAAAAAATCTAAAAAAACTACTTTAGCACGTTTTTTGTATGCCTTAGGGATCTGTGAAGTAGGATATGCAACTGCTGTAAACATAGCTGCTAGTTATAACACACTAGATATTTTGATCACTGCAGATATTAAATCGTTGAAAGCAATATCAAATATTGGCCCAGTTGTAGCAACAAATGTATATAATTTTTTTACAAAAAGTTATAATCTGAATGTTATTCAAGATTTATTAAGTCCGCCCATTGGTATCAGATGTTATAAATCTAAGCCAGCCTATCTAGAACACTGTAAAAAGAAGTGA
- the mutH gene encoding DNA mismatch repair endonuclease MutH → MKSSFHLDPPKDEKDLLERANSLFGYTLGELSIYAKLEIPPNLKRDKGWIGILLERYLGASAKNKSEPDFASIGIELKTIPIDNRSKIPLETTFICVAPLIGNSGVTWETSYVRYKLSRVLWIPIEGQRTMPLAMRRIGAPLLWNLNSKEELHLKSDWEELMDLIVLGKVETITAHHGEMLHLRPKASHGKSLTAAIGKFGKPILTIPLGFYLRKKFTAKIIARYYRYFLL, encoded by the coding sequence ATTAAAAGCTCATTTCATCTAGATCCTCCTAAAGACGAAAAAGACTTGCTAGAAAGAGCTAATTCTTTGTTTGGTTATACACTTGGTGAATTATCTATCTATGCAAAATTAGAAATTCCCCCTAATCTTAAACGTGATAAAGGATGGATTGGCATATTACTAGAGCGCTATTTGGGCGCCAGCGCTAAAAATAAATCTGAACCAGATTTTGCATCCATTGGCATAGAGCTAAAAACTATTCCTATAGATAATAGAAGCAAAATACCATTAGAAACTACTTTTATTTGTGTAGCGCCACTTATTGGTAATAGCGGTGTTACATGGGAAACTAGTTATGTGCGTTATAAATTATCTAGGGTTCTTTGGATTCCGATAGAAGGACAACGAACAATGCCTTTGGCAATGCGACGTATCGGCGCACCACTATTGTGGAATTTAAACTCCAAAGAAGAGTTACATTTAAAAAGTGACTGGGAAGAGCTAATGGATTTGATTGTTTTAGGTAAAGTAGAAACTATTACTGCTCACCACGGTGAGATGCTTCATTTACGGCCTAAAGCTTCTCACGGCAAATCTCTAACTGCAGCTATTGGTAAATTTGGTAAACCTATCCTTACTATCCCACTAGGTTTTTATCTCAGAAAAAAATTTACTGCTAAAATAATAGCGAGATATTATCGATATTTCCTATTATAA